The following is a genomic window from Anaerobaca lacustris.
AATCCCGAAAAACGTTCTGGCGGTGCCATTCCAAGTAAGCCTCCAGTGGCATGAATCTTCGCGGACGCAATATAGGCACCCCATGGTATTTGCAGATCATGTCCGCTATCGTCGTGTCGTCAGTCTTTCGCAGCCGCTCCGAGACATTCACATTTAATCCGTCGTCTACGGTGACGAGGCCACGATCAAACAGGCGGTCAAACGTCGCACTCAGACAGAGACCGTTGCGTGGGTCCGTTCGATGTTCTTCCGATATGCTCCAAGGCACGATATGACTCGCCACCAAACATTCACGAACCG
Proteins encoded in this region:
- a CDS encoding HNH endonuclease; this translates as HTSKLDGEVWDEFNSNWNQLVLEAERLRVALQGRQGSETHGDVGLVRPEGASERDTVRKARVHQAFFRQAILSSYGNTCCITHLAVRECLVASHIVPWSISEEHRTDPRNGLCLSATFDRLFDRGLVTVDDGLNVNVSERLRKTDDTTIADMICKYHGVPILRPRRFMPLEAYLEWHRQNVFRD